The Methanofollis sp. UBA420 genome contains a region encoding:
- a CDS encoding sulfurtransferase TusA family protein, producing the protein MTEEITPDRELDCIGLYCPMPIARTKEEIEKIGVGEVLKVEADDPAAEEDITRWAKRMGHEIVKLEKEEGILTFYIRRTK; encoded by the coding sequence GTGACCGAAGAGATCACGCCAGACCGAGAACTCGACTGCATCGGCCTCTACTGCCCGATGCCGATCGCCCGCACAAAGGAGGAGATCGAGAAGATCGGGGTGGGTGAGGTTCTTAAGGTAGAGGCCGACGACCCGGCCGCGGAGGAGGACATCACGCGGTGGGCGAAACGGATGGGCCATGAGATTGTGAAATTGGAAAAAGAAGAGGGAATTCTGACGTTTTATATCCGAAGGACGAAGTGA
- a CDS encoding amino acid ABC transporter ATP-binding protein, whose amino-acid sequence MGADKYILRVEGIHKAYGDREVLKGVSFDVRKGETKVFIGPSGTGKSTLLRCINQLTLPDQGRVFLNDEEVTNSGARINYFRQKIGMVFQNFYLFDHLTAVRNVEVALLKVKKMDAASAREKALAELRRVGMEDWADHYPAELSGGQAQRVSIARALAMDPDVILFDEPTSALDPELTREVLEVMKNLARQGMTMLVVTHEMGFALSVANEVLFMEHGKVAERGSPAELMNDAAFTRTKNFIGKFRDYNGD is encoded by the coding sequence ATGGGTGCAGACAAGTATATCCTCCGCGTGGAAGGGATCCACAAGGCGTATGGCGACCGGGAGGTGTTGAAGGGCGTCTCCTTCGATGTGCGGAAGGGGGAGACGAAGGTGTTTATCGGGCCGTCCGGCACGGGCAAGAGCACGCTCCTGCGGTGCATCAACCAGTTGACCCTGCCTGACCAGGGCCGCGTCTTCCTGAACGACGAGGAGGTGACGAACTCCGGCGCCCGCATCAACTACTTCAGGCAGAAGATCGGGATGGTTTTCCAGAACTTCTACCTCTTCGACCACCTGACCGCGGTGCGGAACGTGGAGGTTGCGCTCTTGAAGGTGAAGAAGATGGACGCCGCGTCTGCCCGCGAGAAGGCGCTTGCGGAGTTACGGCGAGTCGGCATGGAGGACTGGGCCGACCACTACCCTGCCGAACTCTCCGGCGGTCAGGCACAGCGCGTCTCGATCGCCCGCGCCCTTGCGATGGACCCCGACGTGATCCTCTTCGACGAACCGACCTCGGCCCTCGACCCGGAACTGACCCGCGAGGTGCTCGAAGTGATGAAGAACCTCGCACGCCAGGGCATGACGATGCTCGTCGTCACTCATGAGATGGGCTTTGCCCTGTCGGTGGCAAACGAGGTGCTCTTTATGGAGCATGGCAAGGTTGCGGAGCGCGGCTCCCCTGCAGAGCTCATGAACGACGCGGCGTTTACGAGAACGAAGAACTTCATCGGGAAGTTCAGAGACTATAACGGGGACTGA
- a CDS encoding amino acid ABC transporter permease, giving the protein MDFISILLDWIPYLFWGLLETLGLVLASLGVGLIFGLPMALGQIYGNRLIKSVISVYVWFFRGLPVIVLLFLFFFGIFPSLNMSGVPPLLVAVVVLGLRGAAYQSQIFRGAIQSISDGQMTAARSLGMTRFQAIRHIILPQAMRIALPGWSNEYPTVLTDTAICYAIGVQELLTRATYMVAQTYITMPIYLAIAGVYILLNYAGMKALNVLEKKTSIPGFGKGAL; this is encoded by the coding sequence ATGGACTTCATATCTATCCTGCTGGATTGGATCCCCTACCTTTTCTGGGGTCTCCTGGAAACACTTGGTCTTGTCCTGGCCTCTCTTGGGGTTGGGCTGATCTTCGGCCTTCCCATGGCTCTCGGCCAGATCTACGGGAACAGGCTGATAAAAAGTGTGATCTCGGTATATGTCTGGTTCTTCAGGGGTCTGCCGGTGATCGTGCTCCTCTTCCTCTTCTTCTTCGGCATCTTCCCGTCTCTGAACATGAGCGGTGTTCCCCCCTTGCTGGTGGCCGTCGTGGTACTCGGTCTCCGCGGGGCGGCGTACCAATCCCAGATCTTCCGGGGTGCGATCCAGTCGATCAGCGATGGGCAGATGACCGCGGCGCGGTCCCTGGGCATGACCCGCTTTCAGGCGATCCGGCACATCATCCTGCCGCAGGCGATGCGGATCGCCCTGCCCGGATGGTCGAACGAGTACCCGACGGTGCTGACCGATACGGCCATCTGTTATGCAATCGGGGTGCAGGAACTCCTGACACGGGCGACATACATGGTGGCGCAGACCTACATCACGATGCCCATCTATCTGGCCATAGCCGGGGTCTACATCCTCCTGAACTATGCCGGCATGAAGGCGCTCAACGTGCTTGAAAAGAAGACCAGCATCCCCGGATTTGGAAAAGGAGCTCTGTAA
- a CDS encoding amino acid ABC transporter permease yields the protein MDTFVFLTTILLPALFEGLIVTLELIVAAAPFGAILGIGVALGRTYGGRWLSLLLRGYVAFIKGCPLLLLLFILYFGLPSLGIRLSPILASVIGFVFCNSAYNSEYIRGALLSVKEGQMIAAQALGMSRWQSIWYIILPQALRRAIPGMTNEFIYLIKYSSLAFMITAIELTGAGKLVATKYFLFNETFAVIAVVYLFLVTVTTITANQIEKKFAVPT from the coding sequence ATGGACACCTTCGTCTTTCTGACAACGATCCTCCTGCCGGCCCTCTTCGAAGGGCTGATCGTGACCCTCGAACTGATCGTGGCAGCGGCGCCCTTCGGTGCCATCCTCGGGATCGGCGTCGCCCTCGGGAGAACCTACGGGGGCCGCTGGCTCTCGCTGCTGTTGCGGGGGTATGTCGCCTTCATCAAGGGCTGTCCGCTCCTCCTGCTCCTCTTCATCCTGTACTTCGGACTCCCGTCTCTCGGGATCAGGCTCTCTCCCATCCTTGCCTCAGTGATCGGGTTCGTCTTCTGCAACTCGGCCTATAATTCTGAGTATATCAGGGGTGCCCTCCTCTCGGTGAAGGAAGGGCAGATGATCGCCGCCCAGGCCCTCGGCATGAGCCGCTGGCAGTCGATCTGGTATATCATCCTCCCGCAGGCCCTCCGCCGTGCGATCCCGGGGATGACGAACGAGTTCATCTACCTGATCAAGTACTCCTCACTCGCGTTCATGATCACGGCCATCGAACTGACCGGGGCCGGAAAACTGGTGGCGACGAAGTACTTCCTCTTCAACGAGACCTTTGCGGTGATCGCGGTCGTCTACCTCTTCCTGGTCACGGTGACGACCATCACCGCCAACCAGATCGAGAAGAAGTTCGCCGTCCCGACATGA